A window of the Gossypium hirsutum isolate 1008001.06 chromosome A05, Gossypium_hirsutum_v2.1, whole genome shotgun sequence genome harbors these coding sequences:
- the LOC107960061 gene encoding DNA-directed RNA polymerases II, IV and V subunit 11 encodes MNAPDRYERFVVPEGTKKVSYERDTKIINAATFTIEREDHTIGNILRMQLHRDENVLFAGYKLPHPLQYKILVRIHTTSQSSPMQAYNQAINDLDKELDHLKNAFEVELEKHSRDF; translated from the exons ATGAATGCTCCCGACCGCTACGAGAGATTCGTCGTCCCTGAGGGGACTAAAAA GGTTTCTTACGAGAGAGACACCAAAATTATAAATGCGGCGACCTTCACCATCGAGAGAGAAGACCACACTATTGGCAACATCCTTCGAAT GCAATTGCACAGAGATGAGAATGTTTTGTTTGCTGGCTACAAGCTTCCTCACCCTCTGCAGTACAAAATCCTAGTTAGG ATCCACACGACCAGTCAGTCTTCTCCAATGCAAGCATATAATCAGGCTATCAATGACCTGGATAAGGAACTTGATCATCTGAAGAATgcatttgag GTTGAGCTAGAAAAACATTCAAGGGACTTTTAA